In the genome of Caldisphaera lagunensis DSM 15908, the window AGTTTCATCAATTAAATTTGTTGGACAATTACAAAAGAGCTTTTTTTCTGTGTTTAACTGCTGATGAATTTCTAAGCCAACCTTAAGTCCAATTTTCTCATAGTCTATATCAAGTTCATCCATGATACCACCTTGGATATAATCTTAATTCATGCCTTAGGTTAATTTCGCCTGCTAAGTTAGTTAACATGTAATTTTTAATTTCATTCATGTTTCTTGTTCTAGATAAAACCCATGAAAGCTTTACATATGCCGTTTCAGGTAGCATATCTTCTCCTGGAATAACTCCTGCTTGAAGCATTTTTCTTCCAGTACTATATACGTTTAAATTGACCCTACCAAACAACGTTTGACTAGTTATAACAACTGGTATTTCTGATTCATAAGCTCTCTCCAACGAATCAATAAGTCTATTAGATATATGACCAAAACCAGTCCCCTCTATAACGATCCCATGATACTTATTATCGACTAAAAAATCTATTATATCATTGCTCATACCTGGATAGTATTTTATCAATGCTACTCTATCGTCAAATCCGAATTCTGGGTTAATATCTTTTTTTTCTTTATATGATTTATTTATAATTTCTAATTTCCCTTCAAATGGATAAATTTTAGCTAATGGAATATCATTTATCGATTGAAATGCGTCTCTCCTACTTGTATGCATTTTCCTAACTTTCGTTGCTCTATGAGCCAATGCATAAGAGTCTGACGTTTCACCGTGCATTACGACGCAAACTTCACCGAAAGGGGCTTTAGATGCCACAATTGCTGATGATATAATATTGAATGCAGAGTCGCTGCTAGGTCTATCACTACTTCTTTGGGAACCTGTAAATACAATGGGACCTTTCAATCCTTTATTAAAAACGAAGGCAACAGCTGAAGCGGTGTATGCCATGGTATCAGTTCCATGAGCTATTATCAAACCATCATAATCATTAAATTTTTTAAAAATATTATATGTTATTAAATCCCAATATTTAGGGTTCATATCTTCGCTAAATATTGATAATATTTCTTCTGCCTCAATATTGGTATAATTTAATACTTCTGGTACCGCAGCTACCAATTCATTAGGGTCCAAATATGGTTTTACAGCTCCTGTTTCATAATCCACCCTACTAGCTATCGTCCCTCCAGTTCCTAAAACCAAAATCCTTTTATTTTCAGGAGGTGTTATTTCTTTTTCAACTAGTTTAACTGGTTCACCAGCATGAGTCGTTAATTGGCCTTTTTTTAATAATTGTATTTCGCTTTTTTCATTAATTTTTACTCCAATGTTATAACCATTATCTAACTTAAGAACTATTATATCTTCTTTGGAAAATTCATTTTTTGGCATTAGAGTTCCATTAAATTGTTTATTTCCATTTTTTATAGATATATAATCTCCAGGAGCCGCATTTATTTCCTTGAGTTTATCAGCTATCATTCCATAATAACCAAAGTAAAACTCGTTTATTTTCAATTCAAGCACCGGGATGTAATAAAATTTAGCTTGAAGGTTTAGATGCTTTTTCTATTCTTTTTGTAAACTCTTTCCTATTTTTTACCCTAGGAGATAAATTTTTCTTTCCTTTAGGTTCAATCTTCGGAGTAGCCTTTCTTACTTTACCTGCTTTAGTCATTGATCCATGTGTAGGCATTTTTTCACCCAGTTTATTGTAACTTAAAAAATTTAAAAGCTTTAGGGATATATTTTATATTATGCCATCTAAATATCGTTTATGTAGCAAAAATTCTAAAAAATTTTTTATTATAAAAAGAAAATTGCGGGATTAGTCTAATAATTTTGTTGTAGGTTATGAATTTATTAGGATGAACCAATAAAAATAATAGTGAAGAAAATAGGGGTATGAAAGTTTGAAGATCTATATAGTTGATACAATCAATGGTAGCTATGGATTAAATGAAAAAGGTGAAATTGTTGCATATGAGTTCCTACCAA includes:
- the gatD gene encoding Glu-tRNA(Gln) amidotransferase subunit GatD, which codes for MLELKINEFYFGYYGMIADKLKEINAAPGDYISIKNGNKQFNGTLMPKNEFSKEDIIVLKLDNGYNIGVKINEKSEIQLLKKGQLTTHAGEPVKLVEKEITPPENKRILVLGTGGTIASRVDYETGAVKPYLDPNELVAAVPEVLNYTNIEAEEILSIFSEDMNPKYWDLITYNIFKKFNDYDGLIIAHGTDTMAYTASAVAFVFNKGLKGPIVFTGSQRSSDRPSSDSAFNIISSAIVASKAPFGEVCVVMHGETSDSYALAHRATKVRKMHTSRRDAFQSINDIPLAKIYPFEGKLEIINKSYKEKKDINPEFGFDDRVALIKYYPGMSNDIIDFLVDNKYHGIVIEGTGFGHISNRLIDSLERAYESEIPVVITSQTLFGRVNLNVYSTGRKMLQAGVIPGEDMLPETAYVKLSWVLSRTRNMNEIKNYMLTNLAGEINLRHELRLYPRWYHG
- a CDS encoding 30S ribosomal protein S30e: MPTHGSMTKAGKVRKATPKIEPKGKKNLSPRVKNRKEFTKRIEKASKPSS